Sequence from the uncultured Flavobacterium sp. genome:
TTCGATAAAATTTAACCGGTAAAAAATAATGTAACCTGATTTATGCGCTTATTAAATTTATTTTGTGAGGTTTATAACGTTTTTTGGATGATAAAGCTTCGAATAAAAATTTTCTTAAAAAACTCAAAATTAGAAAAGAAAAATCCTAACAGGCTTATTATTAGATTTCAAGTTGTTTCATTTTATAACTTGCAACAATAAAAAACTAGATTTTACCTTATTTGTGTTTAATTTTCTAAAATGGTAAAATTTTTTAAAGTCAGATTATCTGAAAAGTGATCTGGAAAATTCCAATGATTTGTTTCTGTAAAAAAGAGTCATTTTCAAGTATTATAATTAAATTTGCATCCAAAAAAACAACAACACAACTCTTATGTATAAATTGATAATTCGCCCGATACTTTTTTGGTTTGATCCGGAAGAAGTACATTATTTTACTTTTTCATTTGTTAAATTCATTTCAAAAATACCAGGAGTTTCATCAATAATCAGAGCGATTTACGAAGTAAAAGACAGTCGTTTAGAGCGTGAAGTTTTCGGCATTAAATTCAAAAATCCAGTTGGACTTGCCGCAGGATTTGATAAAGATGCTAAGTTGTACAAAGAGCTTTCTGATTTTGGTTTTGGATTCATCGAAATCGGAACCGTAACGCCGGTTGGTCAGGAAGGAAATCCTAAGAAACGTTTATTTCGTTTAAAAGAAGATCAGGCAATTATTAACCGAATGGGTTTTAATAATGGCGGAGTTCTTGAAGCCGTAGAACGTTTAAAAAAGAATTCAGGAGTTTTAATTGGAGGAAACATTGGGAAAAACAAAGTAACGCCAAACGAAAATGCTGTTGATGATTATATCATTTGCTTCGATGCTTTGTTTGATCATGTAGATTATTTTGTTGTGAATGTAAGTTCGCCAAATACTCCAAATCTAAGAGCGCTACAAGACAAAGAACCTTTGACAGCTTTATTGCAAACACTACAAAACAGAAATGTAGAAAAGCAAAAAACAAGTACTCAAAAAATAAAACCAATACTTTTAAAAATTGCTCCGGATCTTACAGACGAGCAATTATTGGATATTATTGATATTGTAAAAACCACTCAAATTGCTGGAGTAATTGCTACAAATACAACAATTTCAAGAGACGGATTACAGTCTGAAAATAAATCTGAAATGGGCGGATTATCAGGAAAACCATTAACAAAACGTTCGACTGAAGTAATTCGTTTTCTTTCGGAAAAAAGCAACAAAGCGTTTCCAATTATTGGAGTAGGAGGAATTCATTCTGCAGATGATGCCATCGAAAAGCTAAATGCCGGAGCAAGTTTAGTACAATTGTATACCGGATTTATCTACGAAGGTCCAGCTTTGATAAAAGCAATTAATAAAAAGGTTTTAAAGAATTTGTAATAAAAACGGTTAATTTAGAATAATACGTTTTTTTTATACAAATAATTAAAGAAAATTATAACTTTTATTTCTTTAAAAAAGAAACTAACTTAGCCTTTAGAAAAGAATAAGCTTTGAATAAAGAAATCAAAATTATCGAATGTCCACGTGATGCCATGCAAGGCATCAAAACCTTTATTCCCACAAAAAATAAAGTTACCTACATACAAGCTTTGCTTCGTGTGGGGTTTGATACCATTGATTTTGGGAGTTTTGTATCTCCCAAAGCTATTCCGCAAATGCAAGATACCGCTGAGGTTTTGGCGCAGCTTGATCTTTCGCAAACCACCAGTAAATTATTGGCTATAATTGCAAATACGCAAGGAGCGCAATTAGCGGCAGAACACGAACCTATTCAATATTTGGGATTTCCGTTTTCTATATCTGAGAATTTTCAGATGAGAAATACCCATAAAACCATCGCAGAATCATTGGTTACACTTGAAGAAATTCTTGAAATCGCCGATAAAAAAAATAAAGAAGTTGTAACCTATCTTTCAATGGGTTTCGGGAATCCTTACGGAGATCCGTGGAATGTTGAAATTGTAGGCGAATGGACTGAAAAACTTGCAGGAATGGGCGTAAAAATATTATCGCTTTCAGATACTGTTGGAAGTTCTACGCCGGAAGTGATTACCTATCTTTTTTCGAATTTAATTCCAAAATATCCCCAAATTGAGTTTGGCGCACATTTGCATACAACGCCAAATAGTTGGTTCGAAAAAATTGAAGCAGCTTCAAATGCTGGTTGCACACGTTTTGATGGAGCAATTCAGGGATTTGGCGGCTGTCCAATGGCAACGGACAAACTAACCGGAAATATGCCTACAGAAAAATTGATTTCTTATTTTACCGCCAATAAAAAAGTAACTGGATTAAATTCCTTAAGTTTTGAAAGTGCTTATAATGAAGCATCAAAATTGTTTGGGAAATTTCATTAAAAGAAAAATACAGAACAAATAATTAAACTAATGAAAGATTTTGAACTTTGGTTAGAATTTGAGGCAGTAGATCCTGGAAATTGGAGTATAGAAAATGAGTTTTGTAATATCCTTGTTAAGATGAAAGATGGAAGAGAGTACGGAATAAATGTCTGGACTTATGATTTTCTTAAAACGGCTATTGATTATGATAAAACCTATGGAGATAATCTTAACGGTTTGTATCAAATTCCAGCTGATTTATTTGTTAAAGAATTGACCAGAGATTGCATAGAAAAAACAATTCAGAATTTATTAGATATTGATAATAATCTTGAAAAAGTATTGAATCCCAGTATAATTTCAAAAACAGAGATTTAACATTAAAAGTACTGGATTATCTTACGATAAAAAGCTTATATTTACTTATATAACAGACAATAAGTAATCATAAATAATGTTATACATTATTTAATCAAATAAAAGCAAGCCATGAAATCAAATTTCATCAGCAGAATTTCTAAGATTTTACTTTTAGTTTTCGTGTTTTCTTCATGTTCAAGCAATTTGGATTTTGATCAGGTGAACGATTTCAAATTAACGCCAGTTTTTGTAGCAAATCTCGCTTATTTTAATGTTCCTGCGACTCAGCTTATAAATGATGGAGATGCACAAATAATTTATGATGAAAGTGAATTTAATGCTTTCAAAGACAAAT
This genomic interval carries:
- a CDS encoding quinone-dependent dihydroorotate dehydrogenase; the encoded protein is MYKLIIRPILFWFDPEEVHYFTFSFVKFISKIPGVSSIIRAIYEVKDSRLEREVFGIKFKNPVGLAAGFDKDAKLYKELSDFGFGFIEIGTVTPVGQEGNPKKRLFRLKEDQAIINRMGFNNGGVLEAVERLKKNSGVLIGGNIGKNKVTPNENAVDDYIICFDALFDHVDYFVVNVSSPNTPNLRALQDKEPLTALLQTLQNRNVEKQKTSTQKIKPILLKIAPDLTDEQLLDIIDIVKTTQIAGVIATNTTISRDGLQSENKSEMGGLSGKPLTKRSTEVIRFLSEKSNKAFPIIGVGGIHSADDAIEKLNAGASLVQLYTGFIYEGPALIKAINKKVLKNL
- a CDS encoding hydroxymethylglutaryl-CoA lyase — translated: MNKEIKIIECPRDAMQGIKTFIPTKNKVTYIQALLRVGFDTIDFGSFVSPKAIPQMQDTAEVLAQLDLSQTTSKLLAIIANTQGAQLAAEHEPIQYLGFPFSISENFQMRNTHKTIAESLVTLEEILEIADKKNKEVVTYLSMGFGNPYGDPWNVEIVGEWTEKLAGMGVKILSLSDTVGSSTPEVITYLFSNLIPKYPQIEFGAHLHTTPNSWFEKIEAASNAGCTRFDGAIQGFGGCPMATDKLTGNMPTEKLISYFTANKKVTGLNSLSFESAYNEASKLFGKFH